Proteins from a single region of Microbacterium sp. zg-Y818:
- a CDS encoding alpha-1,4-glucan--maltose-1-phosphate maltosyltransferase → MATTKKTPPSRPWRSTAELPLRPAVPWQSASDTVAGRIPLALPRPSVPDPGFRPTAFVGEAVPFRVTAFREGHDLIGVHLRLFAPNGEESLHRLSPLNDGFDRWSVLVSPTAQGVWRFRFEAFGDDFATWEHAADLKIAAGVDAELMRESGALLFQRAAVERSRPAAERRRLEAAAARLRDASLSDSAALEIVRDPEIAALFAARPLQSLLTVGPTHELLVERERAGVGAWYEFFPRSEGAVRRTDGTVQSGTFRTAAERLPAVAAMGFDVLYLPPIHPIGETNRKGRNNTLDPQPGDPGSPWAIGSAAGGHDAVHPDLGTIEDFRAFVKAAAGHGLEVAIDLALQAAPDHPWVTEHPEWFTTLPDGSIAYAENPPKKYQDIYPVNFDNDPEGIRAEVLRIVRHWIAQGVKIFRVDNPHTKPLQFWEWLIATVNDEDPDVVFLAEAFTRPAPMQRLAIAGFQQSYSYFTWRNTKAELEEFLGSVSDETADFMRPNLFVNTPDILTEYLQYGGRPAYRVRAAIAATAGASYGVYAGYELYENVARPGSEENIDNEKYEYKLRDWAAAEASGDSLAPFLTRLNEIRRAHPALRQLRNLRIHRSDDDAILVYSKHLPAALSPDGVADTIIVVANVDPHSARQTMVHLDTAQWGVNPGEAFDVVDLVSGAEWTWTDHNFVRLDAFHEPAHILHVKERR, encoded by the coding sequence GTGGCCACAACGAAGAAAACACCCCCGTCGCGCCCCTGGCGGAGCACCGCCGAACTGCCGCTCCGCCCCGCTGTGCCGTGGCAGTCGGCATCCGACACCGTCGCGGGCCGCATTCCCCTCGCCCTTCCCCGGCCAAGCGTTCCCGACCCCGGTTTCCGGCCCACCGCCTTCGTCGGCGAGGCGGTGCCGTTCCGCGTCACCGCGTTCCGTGAGGGCCACGACCTCATCGGCGTGCACCTTCGGCTGTTCGCTCCGAACGGCGAGGAGTCGCTGCACCGCCTGTCGCCGCTGAACGACGGATTCGACCGGTGGAGCGTGCTGGTCTCCCCCACCGCGCAGGGGGTCTGGCGGTTCCGGTTCGAGGCCTTCGGCGATGACTTCGCCACCTGGGAGCACGCAGCCGATCTGAAGATCGCGGCCGGCGTGGATGCCGAGCTCATGCGGGAATCCGGGGCGCTGCTGTTCCAGCGTGCTGCCGTGGAGAGGTCGCGTCCCGCCGCGGAACGGCGCCGGCTCGAAGCCGCCGCCGCGCGGCTGCGTGACGCGTCACTCTCCGACAGCGCTGCGCTCGAGATCGTCCGGGACCCCGAGATCGCGGCACTGTTCGCCGCGCGCCCGCTGCAGTCCCTCCTCACCGTCGGCCCGACCCATGAGCTGCTGGTGGAGCGCGAGCGCGCCGGCGTCGGCGCCTGGTACGAGTTCTTCCCCCGTTCCGAAGGTGCCGTGAGACGCACCGACGGCACGGTGCAGAGCGGGACGTTCCGCACCGCCGCCGAGCGGCTTCCGGCAGTGGCGGCGATGGGCTTCGATGTGCTCTACCTCCCGCCCATCCACCCGATCGGCGAAACCAACCGCAAGGGCCGCAACAACACGCTCGACCCCCAGCCCGGCGACCCCGGCTCGCCCTGGGCCATCGGCTCCGCGGCGGGCGGACACGACGCGGTGCACCCCGATCTCGGCACGATCGAGGACTTCCGCGCCTTCGTGAAGGCCGCCGCCGGTCACGGCCTCGAGGTCGCCATCGACCTGGCACTGCAGGCCGCGCCCGACCACCCGTGGGTCACCGAGCACCCGGAGTGGTTCACCACCCTGCCCGACGGATCCATCGCCTACGCCGAGAACCCGCCGAAGAAGTACCAGGACATCTACCCGGTGAACTTCGACAACGATCCCGAGGGCATCCGTGCCGAGGTGCTGCGGATCGTCCGGCACTGGATCGCGCAGGGCGTGAAGATCTTCCGCGTCGACAACCCGCACACCAAGCCGCTGCAGTTCTGGGAGTGGCTCATCGCCACCGTCAACGACGAGGACCCCGACGTGGTGTTCCTCGCCGAGGCGTTCACCCGCCCGGCGCCGATGCAGCGTCTGGCGATCGCGGGCTTCCAGCAGAGCTACTCGTACTTCACCTGGCGCAACACCAAGGCCGAGCTCGAGGAGTTCCTGGGATCGGTCAGTGACGAGACCGCCGACTTCATGCGGCCGAACCTCTTCGTCAACACGCCCGACATCCTGACCGAGTACCTGCAGTACGGAGGCCGTCCCGCCTACCGGGTGCGTGCGGCGATCGCGGCGACCGCCGGGGCCTCGTACGGCGTCTACGCCGGATACGAGCTCTACGAGAACGTCGCGCGCCCGGGCTCCGAAGAGAACATCGACAACGAGAAGTACGAGTACAAGCTGCGCGACTGGGCGGCCGCCGAGGCGAGCGGTGACTCGCTGGCGCCGTTCCTCACGCGGCTCAACGAGATCCGTCGCGCGCATCCGGCGCTGCGGCAGCTGCGCAACCTCCGCATCCACCGCAGCGACGACGACGCCATCCTCGTCTACTCCAAGCACCTGCCGGCCGCGCTGTCACCCGACGGCGTCGCCGACACGATCATCGTGGTCGCCAACGTAGACCCGCACTCGGCCCGCCAGACGATGGTGCACCTCGACACCGCCCAGTGGGGCGTCAATCCGGGCGAGGCGTTCGACGTCGTCGACCTGGTCAGCGGGGCCGAATGGACCTGGACCGACCACAACTTCGTGCGGCTGGATGCCTTCCACGAGCCAGCCCACATCCTGCACGTGAAGGAGCGCCGATGA
- the glgB gene encoding 1,4-alpha-glucan branching protein GlgB, with protein sequence MTPPDDRILDTVATGSYHAPHEVLGIHPAGDGRWVIRARRPLAATVTAELADGRKVALHHLRAGIWEGEFAASDAPAYVLASTYDDGTGYIAEDPYRFLPTIGELDLHLIGEGRHEQLWLALGAHVRRSQGVEGVGFTVWAPNAQAVRVVGDFNGWDGQGHAMRSLGGSGVWELFIPDIGVGTVYKFEILTRGGQWILKADPMARLAEIPPGTASVVTDTAYRWEDGDWVAARERSSPHAQPMSTYEVHLGSWRPGLSYRDAADQLIEYVTAQGFTHVEFMPLAEHPFGGSWGYQVSGYYAPTSRFGDPDDLRFLIDRLHQAGIGVIMDWVPGHFPKDAFALARFDGDTLYEHGDPRRGEHRDWGTLIFDYGRREVRNFLVANALYWFEEFHVDGLRVDAVASMLYLDYSREPGEWVPNIHGGRENLEAIGFLQEVNATAYKRFPGIAMIAEESTSFPGVTAPTSEGGLGFGFKWNMGWMNDSLQYIKRDPMYRAHHEGELSFSFVYAFSENFILPISHDEVVHGKGTLFSRMPGDHWQKLANMRAFLAYMWGHPGKQLLFMGQEFGQIAEWSEGRSLDWWLLDQPAHQQLHSYVATLNRLYREHPALWQRDHDGAAFSRVGGPVWNPNVLAFARRDDDGGVVTVVCNFSGVPVHGFELDLPAAGTWREVLNTDAAEYGGSGVGNMGSVHAGEGGRATMVLPPLGVLWLRHEG encoded by the coding sequence ATGACCCCGCCCGATGACCGGATACTCGATACGGTCGCAACCGGCTCGTACCACGCGCCCCACGAGGTGCTCGGCATCCACCCCGCCGGTGATGGACGCTGGGTGATCCGCGCACGCCGCCCCCTCGCGGCGACGGTGACCGCGGAACTCGCCGACGGACGCAAGGTCGCACTTCACCACCTGCGCGCCGGCATCTGGGAGGGCGAGTTCGCCGCGTCGGACGCTCCGGCATACGTCCTCGCTTCGACCTACGACGACGGCACCGGCTACATCGCAGAGGACCCGTACCGCTTTCTCCCGACGATCGGCGAACTCGATCTGCACCTGATCGGCGAGGGTCGGCACGAGCAGCTCTGGCTCGCGCTCGGCGCGCACGTGCGCCGTTCGCAGGGCGTAGAGGGCGTGGGATTCACCGTGTGGGCGCCCAACGCCCAGGCGGTGCGGGTGGTCGGCGACTTCAACGGATGGGACGGACAGGGGCACGCGATGCGGTCGCTCGGCGGCAGCGGCGTGTGGGAGCTGTTCATCCCCGACATCGGCGTCGGCACCGTCTACAAGTTCGAGATCCTCACCCGTGGCGGGCAGTGGATCCTCAAGGCCGACCCGATGGCTCGCCTGGCCGAGATTCCGCCCGGCACGGCATCCGTCGTCACCGACACCGCGTACCGATGGGAGGACGGCGACTGGGTTGCTGCGCGGGAGCGCAGCTCGCCCCACGCGCAGCCCATGTCGACGTACGAGGTGCACCTCGGGTCGTGGCGTCCAGGGCTGTCGTACCGCGATGCCGCCGACCAGCTCATCGAATACGTCACCGCGCAGGGCTTCACGCACGTGGAGTTCATGCCGCTCGCCGAGCACCCGTTCGGCGGGTCGTGGGGCTACCAGGTCAGCGGGTACTACGCGCCGACCAGCCGGTTCGGCGACCCCGATGACCTGCGCTTCCTGATCGACCGCCTTCACCAGGCCGGCATCGGCGTGATCATGGACTGGGTGCCGGGACACTTCCCGAAGGACGCCTTCGCGCTCGCCCGATTCGATGGCGACACCCTGTACGAGCACGGCGATCCGCGCCGGGGCGAGCACCGCGACTGGGGCACGCTCATCTTCGATTACGGGCGCCGTGAGGTGCGCAACTTCCTGGTGGCAAACGCCCTGTACTGGTTCGAGGAGTTCCACGTCGACGGGCTGCGCGTGGATGCCGTGGCATCCATGCTGTACCTCGACTACTCCCGCGAACCGGGCGAATGGGTCCCCAACATCCACGGCGGCCGCGAGAACCTCGAGGCGATCGGCTTCCTGCAGGAGGTCAACGCCACGGCGTACAAGCGCTTCCCCGGCATCGCGATGATCGCCGAGGAGTCCACCAGCTTCCCCGGAGTCACCGCGCCGACCAGCGAGGGCGGGCTGGGGTTCGGGTTCAAGTGGAACATGGGCTGGATGAACGACTCGCTCCAGTACATCAAGCGGGATCCGATGTACCGCGCGCACCACGAGGGCGAGCTGTCGTTCTCCTTCGTCTACGCCTTCAGCGAGAACTTCATCCTGCCGATCAGCCACGACGAGGTCGTGCACGGCAAGGGCACGCTCTTCAGCCGCATGCCCGGCGATCACTGGCAGAAGCTTGCGAACATGCGTGCCTTCCTGGCGTACATGTGGGGGCACCCCGGCAAGCAGCTGCTGTTCATGGGTCAGGAGTTCGGGCAGATCGCGGAGTGGTCCGAGGGGCGCAGCCTCGACTGGTGGCTGCTGGACCAGCCGGCACACCAGCAGCTGCATTCCTATGTCGCGACGCTCAACCGGCTGTACCGGGAGCACCCCGCCCTCTGGCAGCGCGACCACGATGGCGCCGCGTTCTCGCGGGTGGGCGGCCCCGTGTGGAACCCGAACGTCCTCGCCTTCGCGCGCCGCGACGATGACGGCGGTGTGGTCACGGTCGTCTGCAACTTCTCCGGTGTGCCGGTCCACGGGTTCGAGCTCGATCTGCCCGCTGCCGGCACGTGGCGCGAGGTGCTCAACACCGACGCCGCGGAGTACGGCGGGTCGGGGGTCGGCAACATGGGCTCGGTCCACGCCGGCGAGGGCGGCCGCGCGACGATGGTGCTCCCCCCGCTCGGGGTGCTCTGGCTCCGCCACGAGGGCTGA